Part of the Zygotorulaspora mrakii chromosome 2, complete sequence genome, ttaatTACTTGCTTTGAGGCACACTATCCAGAAAGTTTAGGTCATATGTTCATTCACAAAGCACCTTGGATTTTCCCTCCAATCTGGAATATTATTAAAAACTGGTTAGATCCTGTCGTGGCTTCAAAGATTATGTTTACTAAAAATGCCAAAgatttgaatcaatttaTAGACATGGACCAAATACCGGAATATCTTGGAGGCTCCAACAAACATGATATGGATCATTATGTCGCACCGGATGGATGCCAAGATGTCAAATTAAACGATCAAGAGTCTATGACGAAGATCAAATCCGAAAGATCtcaattgatcaaagaaTTCATCGATGCGACAGTTAAGTGGATTGAAAGCAGTTCAGAAGCTGACTCAGAAGCATATCTGAATGAAAAGACCAAAATAGGCGATAAACTCGTCCAAAATTATTCTGAACTTGACCCATACGTCAGATCGAGATCAGTGTATGATATAAGTGGTATGTTGAAAGTTTAAGGGGGGGTATTCATAGATACATTTACATTATATACagttgtatttttttatgcgcataatttttttttagtgtCACTAGTGGGGGACATTGTTACAATTACGATTAGGTTTAAGATTTCAAGTTTCAAGATGATAAacaaacaaagaaaatgagattggaaaaaatatgcGAGAACCTATGGGAACTGAATTCGGAGACGTTATACAATCAATTGCAAACGCAAATCTGGAAACTCCTCAGCATCTCCTAAAATCATGGCTGGACCAACTGTACTCAGGTTCCTCCAAATTTGGCTTGAGTTCCTCTCAGTTGATTACTTTGATTCGTTTTCTATGTATGTCTCcaattctttctctttcaaccAAATTATACATCATAGAAAATTGCCTGCTCCCGAATGATTATATATCAAGAGATGTATCGAAAGAAGTTGCAAGAAATTTAGGAACTGCCACTGCTATATCCGAATTCAAGCTACAGACGACTACGAAAATACAAGTTGCACTAGCTAAATGGTTAGCTCAAGTTTATTTCCTTTTATTGCCTCGGACCGATAAAAAAGACTCAATTAGGGAATCTGATATTTGGATACACTTATGGCAATTTGGCTATCTTCAGCACTGGCTTACATATATCCTTACGTGGTCTTCTTCCTCTGCCTCGGATGTCCAGCGTTGGAAGGTTATTTTGCTGCAGCGAATAGGTTCAAAACCTAGCTATCAATATGGTACAGCCTACGCAACTTTAATACTTTCTCGTTACAGAACTTTGATCGGTGACTCTAAACTAATCTCTGATGCGATTAGCAACCTTAAATGTAACGCTAGGAGGCTGCGAACATTGCAAGACTTTCGAATAGATGAGACgtttttaaaaaaaattcaagctATTCTAGTGGATCAATCCCCCTCGAAGTTCACTGCTGAAATAATTGAGGAAATTTTGTCTTCATATCTCTATCGATTGCAACCGTCTGACAAGAGACATTTAAATCCTGTAAATCATTCTATGGAGAATTCAGGCAACGTTCAGCTGCGAAATACTAGAACGTTAATAGAATTGGCTTGGAAGTGGAACGATATAATTGAACCAAAAAATGTAGAGCCTTTTTTTATGGATATAAATGCGTTGCCTCAGTTGCTATATGTCACACAGCtcacaaaaaaagaaaacaacgAAGCAGCGGCATGGAAGTGGATTTCCATTAACCTGAACATGATCTTTCTCTCacatttaaaaaattttcaaactgCAAAAAATACAATCGATGGCATTACTAGATTTTGCCAAATTAGTGGTGACTTCATCGAGCCAAttatgaaaagttttctaACACTAACTAACTTGAAGAACAATCCTAGTGCATTCTCTTATTTTTGGGCAAGAATTTTTCTAGTGGTGCAGTCCGAAAGTTTTCACCTGAATCGACATGAACAGCAAATTATGCAGATCGTGGCCTACTGCCACTTGGAAAAGTTTAAACACAAGTTTATGTTCCCAGAAATTATCGAACCTTTAATAAACTGCATtggatttcaaaacagcagtacaaatgaaattgagTTGAATTCAAGGATAAAAATATTGCGATTTATCTTAGATTTAGTGACATCAGATTTTTCTACTCAATCTGATGACAGGAAAATAACGATGCTCATAACTAGAACTATGAATATTCTTCCACATATTCAAAAGGGCATATCCTTGATGACCCCGCAGATTATGAACAGATTTATTGTTACAGATGACCCTGTTTTGTTGGATGCTTCTTGCCTCTATTTGATTGATGCCAAAAAACAACTGGAAGATTTGGAACCAGAAAACAAACTTGttcaatatcaaaatcaatttatTATGGACTTAACGAATTACCTATGGAGAAATAAGCTTCTCAGTTCCCGAAAATTTGTCGAAATTCCCATCGATTTTCTTCGAACTACGATCAACAATCTGTACCTCCCTACTACAGAAcctaaaaaaagaatattgtTCTCGATTAC contains:
- the CTF3 gene encoding Ctf3p (similar to Saccharomyces cerevisiae CTF3 (YLR381W); ancestral locus Anc_4.235); this encodes MREPMGTEFGDVIQSIANANLETPQHLLKSWLDQLYSGSSKFGLSSSQLITLIRFLCMSPILSLSTKLYIIENCLLPNDYISRDVSKEVARNLGTATAISEFKLQTTTKIQVALAKWLAQVYFLLLPRTDKKDSIRESDIWIHLWQFGYLQHWLTYILTWSSSSASDVQRWKVILLQRIGSKPSYQYGTAYATLILSRYRTLIGDSKLISDAISNLKCNARRLRTLQDFRIDETFLKKIQAILVDQSPSKFTAEIIEEILSSYLYRLQPSDKRHLNPVNHSMENSGNVQLRNTRTLIELAWKWNDIIEPKNVEPFFMDINALPQLLYVTQLTKKENNEAAAWKWISINLNMIFLSHLKNFQTAKNTIDGITRFCQISGDFIEPIMKSFLTLTNLKNNPSAFSYFWARIFLVVQSESFHLNRHEQQIMQIVAYCHLEKFKHKFMFPEIIEPLINCIGFQNSSTNEIELNSRIKILRFILDLVTSDFSTQSDDRKITMLITRTMNILPHIQKGISLMTPQIMNRFIVTDDPVLLDASCLYLIDAKKQLEDLEPENKLVQYQNQFIMDLTNYLWRNKLLSSRKFVEIPIDFLRTTINNLYLPTTEPKKRILFSITGIPALSYTSSVKLREIELKHNTLHNYQALITEGGFRKFTLRNNDKKGWLGSVKTIADLKVELLKELAFSGPYSNIPSFLFTYLKSLSQYSTGYD